A genomic segment from Halomonas sp. GD1P12 encodes:
- a CDS encoding DMT family transporter codes for MTAVTAATQRPLRGIACMLAAAALFVAMDSLAKYLGDRYSPVQLAWSRYSVHLIVLVLLLALMGRLNRTDLASQAPWGQLGRGLLLLGATIFAYLSVRVLPLTQVYVVNFSSPLIVTLLAIPLLNERVGFKRVLAVVGGFSGVLIAVQPDAGGLSSELLLPVAMAVCFALYQLATRYFAAQDSALISLLYTAAAGGVVCTLAVPFFWVPIQHQDIALFVMIGVLGALSHFALIEAMRSASASLVSPFLYSQLIWATFIGYWFFGDYPTKATFVGAGIVALAGGYLIINERHRH; via the coding sequence GTGACGGCAGTAACTGCTGCCACGCAGCGCCCGCTTCGTGGCATTGCCTGCATGCTGGCGGCCGCGGCGCTGTTCGTTGCCATGGACTCGCTCGCCAAATACCTGGGTGATCGTTACTCCCCCGTACAGCTGGCGTGGTCACGCTACAGCGTGCATTTGATCGTGCTGGTACTGTTGCTTGCCTTGATGGGACGACTCAACCGTACCGATCTTGCAAGTCAGGCGCCCTGGGGGCAGTTAGGGCGAGGACTACTGCTGCTTGGTGCCACGATATTTGCCTATCTCTCTGTTCGTGTGCTGCCGCTTACGCAAGTCTATGTCGTCAATTTCAGCTCGCCGCTTATCGTCACGCTATTGGCAATACCGCTTTTGAACGAACGTGTTGGTTTTAAACGCGTTCTGGCGGTTGTGGGCGGCTTTTCGGGCGTATTGATTGCCGTGCAACCCGACGCGGGGGGCTTGAGCAGCGAGCTTTTGCTACCCGTAGCCATGGCGGTTTGCTTTGCGCTTTATCAATTGGCAACACGGTACTTCGCCGCCCAGGATTCAGCGCTGATCTCGCTGCTTTATACCGCCGCTGCCGGCGGCGTCGTATGCACACTGGCGGTGCCTTTTTTCTGGGTGCCCATTCAGCATCAGGATATCGCTTTGTTCGTCATGATCGGCGTGTTGGGGGCGTTGAGTCATTTTGCATTGATCGAAGCCATGCGCTCGGCGTCGGCTTCGCTGGTCTCTCCCTTTTTATATTCCCAACTGATCTGGGCCACCTTCATTGGCTACTGGTTTTTCGGCGACTATCCCACAAAAGCGACATTTGTCGGGGCAGGGATCGTCGCCTTGGCAGGCGGTTATCTCATTATCAATGAGCGTCATCGACACTAA
- a CDS encoding gamma-glutamylcyclotransferase — translation MSEQSKTVRMFVNGQAMSGGSINFALKDAKFLGATSTAARYRFYSVRDEFPGLWPVEQGGQSIPGELYEVTYAQLRDSLLPNEPTELELGVIEMEDGSGSLSMKMRAEEIEAEGVVDITNEGGWLKYLARKA, via the coding sequence ATGAGCGAGCAATCCAAAACAGTGCGTATGTTCGTCAATGGACAGGCAATGTCAGGCGGCAGTATCAATTTTGCGTTGAAGGATGCGAAGTTTCTTGGAGCTACCAGTACCGCTGCCAGGTACCGCTTTTACTCCGTACGTGACGAGTTTCCGGGCCTATGGCCTGTCGAGCAGGGTGGACAATCGATTCCGGGTGAGCTTTACGAAGTGACTTACGCACAACTTCGGGATTCATTACTTCCTAACGAACCCACCGAGCTGGAGCTGGGAGTGATCGAAATGGAAGACGGTAGCGGTTCGTTGAGCATGAAAATGCGAGCTGAGGAAATCGAGGCTGAGGGGGTGGTGGATATTACCAATGAGGGGGGATGGCTCAAATACCTTGCCCGAAAGGCATAA
- the hydA gene encoding dihydropyrimidinase, whose protein sequence is MTGFDLIIRNGTVVTASDTMRCDVGIRNGKIVALAESLDSAEREIDATGLLVMPGGIDSHVHLAQPTSDGSVMADDFESGTRSAACGGNTTVIAFSLQERGASLLESVKAHHQRAADKCYIDYALHAIITDPTVQALEQDLPQVVQEGVSSVKIFMTYQDMALNDAEIFKVMEATRREGALTMVHAENFDAIQQMTERLEKAGQNGPRGHAESRPIVVEREATHRAISFAELVDVPLFVVHVSGGDVIEQIEWAKRRGLPIYAETCPQYLTLTADDLDKANMEGSKYVCSPPPRDKANQKACWDALSRDVFSTFTSDHCPFIHESETGKKKPGADASFKYVPNGIPGVETRLPILFGKGVSEGRISLNQFVALSATNHAKVYGMYPRKGTIAIGSDADIALWDPEKRVTLSQSMLNHNCDYTPYEGMELKGYPVTVISNGEIVAENGRPVGSAGKGTFIPRGVSSLIPDRKKP, encoded by the coding sequence ATGACTGGATTCGATTTGATCATCCGTAACGGAACCGTGGTCACTGCAAGCGATACCATGCGCTGCGATGTGGGGATTCGAAACGGCAAGATAGTGGCTCTGGCGGAGTCGCTGGATTCGGCCGAGCGCGAAATCGACGCAACCGGTTTGCTGGTCATGCCGGGCGGTATCGATAGCCATGTGCATCTGGCCCAACCGACAAGCGATGGCAGCGTCATGGCAGACGATTTCGAGTCTGGAACCCGCTCGGCGGCCTGTGGGGGGAATACGACGGTCATCGCCTTTTCGCTTCAAGAGCGGGGGGCGTCACTGCTCGAGTCGGTCAAGGCGCACCATCAGCGTGCGGCGGACAAGTGCTATATCGACTATGCGCTGCACGCCATCATTACCGACCCGACCGTTCAGGCGCTCGAGCAGGATTTACCGCAAGTGGTCCAGGAGGGAGTCTCATCGGTCAAGATTTTCATGACTTACCAGGATATGGCGTTGAACGACGCCGAAATATTCAAGGTCATGGAGGCAACGCGGCGTGAAGGTGCGCTGACCATGGTTCACGCGGAGAATTTCGACGCGATCCAGCAGATGACCGAGCGTCTTGAAAAGGCTGGCCAGAACGGCCCGCGCGGCCATGCCGAATCTCGGCCTATCGTGGTCGAACGCGAAGCGACCCATCGCGCGATCAGTTTTGCCGAGCTTGTGGATGTCCCACTGTTCGTCGTTCACGTTTCCGGTGGAGATGTGATCGAGCAGATCGAGTGGGCCAAGCGTCGTGGTCTGCCCATCTACGCCGAAACGTGTCCGCAGTATCTCACGCTTACCGCAGACGATCTGGATAAAGCCAACATGGAAGGGAGCAAGTACGTATGCAGCCCGCCGCCCCGAGACAAGGCTAATCAAAAAGCTTGTTGGGATGCGCTGTCCAGAGACGTTTTTTCGACCTTCACGTCAGATCACTGCCCGTTCATCCATGAAAGCGAGACTGGCAAAAAAAAACCGGGCGCGGATGCCAGCTTCAAATATGTGCCCAACGGGATACCCGGCGTGGAAACGCGCCTCCCAATACTCTTTGGCAAAGGTGTCAGCGAAGGGCGTATCAGCCTGAACCAATTTGTGGCCTTGTCGGCAACGAATCATGCCAAGGTGTATGGAATGTATCCCCGCAAGGGCACCATCGCCATCGGGTCGGACGCTGATATTGCACTCTGGGATCCTGAGAAGCGCGTCACGCTTTCGCAATCCATGCTTAACCATAACTGCGACTACACACCTTACGAGGGCATGGAGCTGAAAGGCTATCCCGTCACCGTAATTTCTAATGGTGAGATAGTGGCAGAAAACGGCCGCCCGGTGGGTAGCGCGGGTAAAGGCACGTTTATCCCCCGAGGTGTATCGAGCCTGATTCCTGATCGAAAAAAACCCTGA
- a CDS encoding MFS transporter gives MSVSSATVPQRANIFLGAALAFLTTMMGTTLPTPLYPMYQQTMGFSQLMVTVIFAVYAAGVIAALLIAGRWSDQLGRRPMLLAGLALSAISDLVFLQAGGVGALLAGRVLSGLSAGIFTATATLAVMELVPPGWQRAGTLVATAANMGGLGLGPMVAGSLASLFAAPMVVPFGAHFVLVLVAVACIWRAPETVERPARPRLSVQKPGVPATVRPVFIPAAIAAFAGFMVCGFYTAASPAFLGQVLGYSHPALVGLVAGLVFIASTVGQMMQGRLPESSRLPSGCAVLLAGVLVVAWGMVEEQLAGFVLGAVVAGIGQGIAFRAGLGAISAASTSKERSAVVSTFFVIAYVAISLPVVGIGLMSSVASLKTTALTFDLAVAALCCVSLALLYRRKSA, from the coding sequence ATGAGTGTTTCCTCCGCGACGGTGCCACAGCGCGCCAATATTTTTCTTGGCGCCGCCCTGGCGTTTCTGACCACCATGATGGGCACTACACTGCCTACGCCGCTCTACCCCATGTATCAACAGACGATGGGCTTTTCGCAGCTGATGGTCACGGTGATTTTTGCCGTCTACGCGGCGGGGGTGATCGCGGCGCTGCTGATCGCCGGGCGCTGGTCGGATCAGTTGGGACGGCGGCCGATGCTTTTGGCGGGGCTGGCGCTGTCGGCGATCAGTGATCTGGTCTTTTTACAGGCTGGCGGCGTGGGCGCGCTGCTGGCGGGGCGCGTGTTGTCCGGGCTGTCGGCGGGCATCTTCACCGCCACGGCTACGCTTGCGGTGATGGAGCTGGTTCCGCCGGGCTGGCAGCGCGCTGGCACGCTGGTGGCCACCGCCGCCAACATGGGCGGGCTGGGGCTCGGACCCATGGTGGCCGGGTCACTGGCCTCCCTTTTCGCCGCGCCAATGGTCGTGCCGTTCGGCGCTCATTTCGTGCTGGTGCTGGTGGCCGTTGCCTGTATCTGGCGCGCGCCGGAAACGGTCGAGCGCCCGGCGCGGCCTCGGCTAAGCGTGCAAAAGCCCGGCGTTCCGGCGACGGTGCGTCCGGTATTCATTCCGGCGGCCATCGCTGCCTTTGCCGGCTTCATGGTGTGCGGCTTTTATACCGCCGCTTCGCCGGCGTTTCTCGGCCAAGTGCTGGGCTATAGCCATCCGGCGTTGGTGGGTCTCGTGGCGGGGCTGGTGTTCATCGCCTCCACGGTGGGGCAAATGATGCAGGGGCGCCTGCCCGAATCTTCACGCTTGCCCAGCGGCTGCGCGGTGCTGCTGGCCGGCGTGCTGGTCGTTGCCTGGGGCATGGTGGAGGAGCAGCTCGCCGGGTTCGTGCTGGGGGCGGTGGTCGCCGGTATCGGCCAGGGCATCGCCTTTCGCGCCGGGCTCGGTGCAATATCGGCGGCCAGCACCTCGAAGGAGCGCTCCGCGGTGGTCTCCACCTTCTTCGTCATCGCGTACGTGGCGATCTCGCTGCCGGTGGTGGGCATCGGGCTCATGAGTAGCGTGGCCAGCCTGAAGACCACCGCGCTGACGTTCGACCTGGCCGTGGCGGCGCTTTGCTGCGTGTCGCTAGCGCTGCTGTATCGTCGCAAGTCGGCCTGA
- a CDS encoding PhzF family phenazine biosynthesis protein has protein sequence MNRAEYHLLDVFTDTPFTGNQLAVFLNADGLDTATCQAIARELNLAETVFLGSARAANHYPMRIFTPTEELDFAGHPAVGTAWLLAELGMVTRDTPLILEPPVGELPVAFADGKVSFITARPARIHPSTLDASSAAALLGLEAHQVVGAPVVACCGLAFHLIEVDDPATLAQIRLSAVDWARLVTPSGVEQVYLYSVESASDTETVLRARMFCREHGLCEDAATGSAAAALTGYLACRSETRHCIIHQGVEMGRPSVIETAMAGELIKVGGGAVRVGRGEIHLE, from the coding sequence ATGAACCGCGCCGAGTATCACCTGCTGGATGTCTTCACCGACACCCCCTTTACCGGCAACCAGCTGGCGGTCTTTCTGAACGCTGACGGACTGGACACCGCCACCTGCCAGGCCATCGCCCGGGAGCTCAACCTGGCGGAAACAGTGTTTCTGGGCAGTGCCCGCGCCGCCAACCATTACCCCATGCGCATCTTCACGCCGACCGAGGAGCTCGACTTTGCCGGGCACCCCGCGGTGGGCACCGCCTGGCTTCTGGCCGAGCTCGGGATGGTGACACGCGATACACCGCTGATTCTCGAACCGCCGGTGGGCGAACTGCCCGTCGCGTTCGCGGATGGCAAGGTCTCCTTCATCACTGCCCGCCCCGCCCGGATCCACCCGAGCACGCTGGACGCCTCGTCAGCGGCGGCGCTATTGGGGCTCGAGGCGCACCAGGTGGTCGGCGCGCCGGTAGTCGCCTGCTGCGGGCTGGCATTTCATCTCATCGAAGTCGATGATCCGGCGACCCTGGCGCAGATACGCCTTTCCGCCGTTGACTGGGCACGTCTCGTTACGCCCAGCGGCGTCGAGCAGGTGTATCTGTACAGCGTCGAGTCGGCAAGCGATACCGAGACCGTGCTGCGCGCCCGTATGTTCTGCCGCGAGCACGGCCTGTGCGAAGACGCCGCCACCGGCAGCGCCGCCGCGGCGCTCACCGGCTACCTGGCATGCCGTAGCGAGACGCGGCACTGCATCATTCATCAGGGCGTGGAAATGGGCCGGCCCAGCGTGATCGAAACCGCCATGGCCGGCGAACTGATTAAAGTCGGCGGCGGTGCAGTGCGGGTGGGTCGGGGCGAGATACACCTTGAATAA
- a CDS encoding DUF1127 domain-containing protein codes for MARFSLARLRQRLRRYQERRRSRLQLLALDDRLLKDIGISRAQARQANRKTF; via the coding sequence ATGGCTCGTTTCAGTCTTGCTCGCCTTCGCCAGCGCTTACGTCGCTACCAGGAACGCCGCCGCAGCCGGCTCCAACTGCTGGCCCTCGATGATCGCCTGCTCAAGGATATCGGCATCAGCCGCGCCCAGGCCCGCCAGGCGAACCGCAAAACCTTCTGA
- a CDS encoding PLP-dependent aminotransferase family protein gives MTRYEEVAAVLRERIEHGIYRPGDRLPSIRAVCQEMAVSISTAQEAYRQLMDAALIESRPKSGYFVLAGRAPMVLPSVSRPAQRPLDVSQWDQVLELLATQRDDARLLLGRGVPNVDYATLKPLAKMLGGLHRDTELSFNYDTLIGSPELRQQVARLAVGSNCLLHPDDILITTGCQEALAIALRTLTQPGDVVAVDSPSFYGTMQILKANGLKALEIPTDPQTGISLEALELALEQWPIRAIQITPTFNNPLGYTMPAERKRALFQLAQRFDVAIVEDDIYGDLSFSQPRPPTIKSFDDDGRVLLASGFSKTLVPGLRIGWLAPGRYRDQALHMKYVSTGASATLPQQAVAQFIAKGHFDRHLRHATRQYQRQRDVMIGWVQRYFPKGTGISYPQGGFILWVELPAAVDCVRLNERLAEHQLHVAPGSLFSASGKFRQCLRLNYDFTLTPEIEAAVRTVGELAKVMVDEMRAPLG, from the coding sequence ATGACGCGCTATGAAGAGGTGGCCGCTGTATTGCGCGAGCGCATCGAACACGGAATCTACCGCCCGGGGGACCGGCTGCCCTCCATTCGCGCGGTCTGCCAGGAGATGGCGGTCAGTATCTCGACCGCCCAGGAAGCGTATCGCCAGCTGATGGACGCGGCGCTGATCGAATCGCGCCCGAAGTCGGGCTACTTCGTGCTGGCCGGCCGGGCACCAATGGTGTTGCCATCGGTATCGCGCCCGGCCCAGCGGCCGCTGGACGTCTCCCAATGGGATCAGGTGCTCGAGCTGTTGGCCACCCAGCGCGACGATGCGCGGTTGCTGCTGGGCCGCGGGGTGCCCAACGTCGACTACGCGACGCTCAAGCCGTTGGCGAAGATGCTGGGCGGTTTGCACCGCGATACCGAGCTCAGCTTCAACTACGACACGCTCATCGGCAGCCCCGAACTTCGCCAGCAGGTGGCACGCCTTGCCGTGGGATCAAACTGCCTGCTGCACCCGGACGACATCCTGATCACCACGGGCTGCCAGGAGGCGCTGGCGATTGCGCTGCGCACCCTGACCCAACCCGGCGACGTGGTCGCGGTCGATTCACCGAGCTTCTACGGCACCATGCAGATTCTCAAGGCCAACGGCCTGAAGGCGCTCGAGATTCCCACCGACCCGCAAACCGGCATCAGCCTGGAAGCGCTGGAACTGGCGCTGGAGCAGTGGCCGATCCGCGCGATTCAGATCACGCCCACCTTCAACAATCCGCTGGGCTACACCATGCCCGCCGAGCGCAAGCGCGCGCTCTTTCAACTCGCCCAGCGCTTCGACGTGGCCATCGTCGAGGACGACATCTACGGCGATCTGTCGTTTAGCCAGCCCCGGCCGCCGACCATCAAATCCTTCGACGACGATGGCCGGGTGCTGCTCGCCAGCGGCTTTTCCAAAACGCTGGTGCCGGGGCTTCGAATCGGCTGGCTGGCGCCGGGGCGCTACCGCGACCAGGCGCTGCATATGAAGTACGTCTCCACCGGTGCCTCGGCCACGCTACCCCAGCAGGCGGTGGCGCAGTTCATCGCCAAGGGCCATTTCGATCGCCACCTGCGCCATGCAACGCGCCAGTATCAGCGCCAACGCGATGTCATGATCGGCTGGGTGCAACGCTACTTTCCGAAAGGCACGGGCATCAGCTACCCCCAGGGCGGCTTTATACTCTGGGTCGAGCTGCCCGCCGCGGTGGACTGCGTGCGCCTTAACGAGCGCCTGGCCGAGCATCAGCTTCACGTGGCGCCAGGCTCGCTGTTCTCCGCCTCCGGCAAGTTTCGCCAGTGTTTGCGGCTGAACTACGACTTTACCCTGACGCCGGAAATCGAAGCGGCGGTGCGCACGGTGGGCGAGTTGGCGAAGGTGATGGTGGACGAAATGCGAGCGCCGCTGGGCTGA
- a CDS encoding type II toxin-antitoxin system HicA family toxin, with protein MKSRELIKEMEADGWYLDRVSGSHHVFKHSTKPGSVPVPHPKKDLPKGTIHSIRKLAGLK; from the coding sequence GTGAAAAGCAGGGAACTTATCAAAGAGATGGAGGCCGACGGCTGGTATCTCGATCGTGTTAGTGGGAGCCATCACGTATTCAAGCATTCCACCAAACCCGGCAGCGTGCCCGTCCCTCATCCAAAAAAGGATTTACCCAAGGGGACTATCCACAGCATCAGGAAACTCGCTGGGCTCAAGTAG
- a CDS encoding type II toxin-antitoxin system HicB family antitoxin, protein MQYPIAIEWGDENTATGIVIPDIPGAVTAGDTTEHAYEMAVEVAHIQLEELANDNKDIPMPRSIAEHRRNPQFEGYGWGIIDIDITPYLGKTEKVNVTLPGHVIRQIDKYVTTHGIKSRSAFIASAALEKLTHA, encoded by the coding sequence ATGCAATATCCGATTGCCATCGAATGGGGCGACGAGAATACCGCTACCGGTATCGTGATTCCCGATATTCCCGGCGCCGTGACAGCGGGCGACACGACCGAACACGCCTATGAGATGGCGGTGGAGGTGGCCCATATCCAGTTGGAAGAACTGGCCAACGATAACAAGGATATTCCCATGCCTCGCAGCATCGCGGAGCATCGTAGGAATCCACAATTCGAAGGATACGGTTGGGGGATTATCGATATCGATATCACTCCCTATCTCGGCAAAACTGAAAAGGTGAACGTTACCTTGCCTGGCCACGTCATCCGCCAGATCGATAAATACGTGACCACCCACGGCATCAAAAGCCGCTCTGCGTTCATTGCCTCGGCGGCGTTGGAAAAGCTGACCCACGCGTAA
- the cas3 gene encoding CRISPR-associated helicase Cas3' — protein MPTRSSRLPTYHRYAGKALPSQSEGACHLLAWHSLDVAAVGWHLLAPERPLTRQLAAQLGIEPEPLRRLLVFLLGLHDLGKFSRAFQEVLKLALDGMAAPQGKPYKQRHDRLGVLLWDACWNTWRRDGALRWPEDSTATKRKLLTPMDHLLAPFFGHHGQPVATGQLTFADFFVDDGELEDAAAAGDFVADWAALVEPYWPVDQLLDEEWLERFKTLSWTIAGWATLSDWLGSNRDYFPYCQQPMALDDYWPRALKQAEAVLDATGFARPPEPVPYAGLAHWFSGKVTPTPLQQKAENLPLQTGPQLFILEDVTGAGKTEAACILTQRLLADGHGEGLYFALPTMATSNVMYTRLGDLHHRFYSAASTPSLVLAHGARALNEAFERSIAQPEHDDYAAIDASASTQCNRWLANSNKKALLADVGVGTIDQALMGGLPFRHQSLRLLGLARKVLIIDEVHAFDHYMQTLLHQLLAHHARQGGSAILLTATLPKAMREALVAAWQHGLDAAPKPLEATDYPLLTHCGKSTTEEVPVKTRPEVARRVAVDWLESEDEAIERVLAAVDAGECIVWVRNTVDDAIRAYQSLRERHPDPERCLLFHARFAMVDRQRIESEVIRRFGKESTPALRSGQVIVTTQVFQESLDCDADQMVSDIAPIDLLIQRAGRLQRHQRGERPGPVLQVLAPAWSDTPSADWLSQAHRGTQAVYKDTSLIWLTQRVLREQGAITMPGEARRLIEHVYAASTDDLPEAFDLAHFERTGMDKYAVSVATHNALNLEDGYRLNGDFDPWQEERETSTRLSDEQSVEVVLLKRRGDELVLWVDDHRHADRLSRCRLRESQARKLAQLPERYTQQWEALQQRHRGLRFVQPWLPEEDDKCDYDEQWGVSFEQK, from the coding sequence ATGCCGACGCGATCTTCACGCCTACCGACCTATCACCGCTACGCCGGCAAGGCGCTGCCAAGCCAGTCGGAGGGCGCCTGCCATCTGCTTGCCTGGCACAGCCTGGACGTCGCGGCCGTCGGCTGGCACCTGTTGGCCCCCGAGCGCCCCCTGACAAGGCAACTGGCCGCGCAGCTGGGTATCGAGCCCGAACCGCTGCGGCGGCTGCTGGTGTTTCTGCTAGGTCTTCATGATCTTGGCAAGTTCTCCCGGGCTTTCCAGGAAGTGCTGAAGCTCGCGCTCGATGGCATGGCCGCGCCGCAAGGCAAACCCTACAAGCAGCGCCACGACCGCTTGGGCGTACTGCTCTGGGATGCTTGCTGGAATACCTGGCGCAGGGATGGCGCATTGCGCTGGCCTGAGGATAGCACGGCGACCAAACGCAAGCTGTTGACGCCCATGGACCACTTGCTGGCGCCGTTTTTCGGCCACCATGGCCAACCCGTGGCAACCGGCCAACTGACGTTTGCAGACTTTTTCGTCGACGACGGCGAGCTTGAGGATGCGGCCGCCGCCGGCGATTTCGTCGCCGATTGGGCCGCGCTGGTCGAGCCATACTGGCCCGTCGACCAACTGCTGGATGAAGAATGGCTTGAGCGTTTCAAGACGCTGAGCTGGACGATAGCCGGCTGGGCGACGCTTAGCGACTGGCTGGGCTCGAACCGGGATTATTTTCCTTACTGCCAGCAGCCCATGGCGCTGGACGATTACTGGCCGCGAGCGCTCAAGCAAGCCGAAGCGGTACTGGACGCCACCGGCTTTGCCCGCCCGCCGGAGCCAGTGCCTTACGCGGGGCTGGCCCACTGGTTTTCCGGCAAGGTAACGCCGACCCCGCTGCAGCAGAAAGCGGAAAATCTGCCGCTTCAAACCGGGCCACAGCTTTTCATCCTTGAGGACGTGACCGGGGCGGGCAAGACCGAGGCTGCCTGCATCCTGACCCAGCGGCTGCTGGCCGATGGACACGGCGAAGGGCTCTATTTCGCGCTGCCCACCATGGCCACCTCCAACGTCATGTACACCCGCCTGGGCGATCTTCATCACCGCTTTTACAGCGCTGCCTCAACGCCATCGCTGGTGCTGGCCCATGGCGCGCGTGCACTTAATGAAGCGTTTGAGCGATCCATTGCACAGCCCGAGCACGACGACTATGCCGCCATAGACGCCAGCGCCTCGACCCAGTGCAACCGCTGGCTGGCGAACTCCAACAAGAAGGCGCTATTGGCCGATGTGGGGGTAGGCACCATCGACCAAGCGCTGATGGGGGGCTTGCCGTTTCGTCACCAGTCGCTGCGTTTGCTGGGATTGGCGCGCAAGGTGCTGATCATCGACGAAGTCCACGCCTTCGATCACTACATGCAAACCCTGCTGCATCAGCTACTGGCCCACCACGCCCGTCAGGGCGGCAGCGCGATTCTGCTGACGGCCACACTGCCCAAGGCCATGCGCGAGGCGCTGGTAGCGGCTTGGCAGCATGGATTGGACGCCGCACCCAAGCCGCTGGAAGCAACCGACTACCCGTTGCTCACCCACTGTGGAAAGAGCACAACGGAAGAAGTTCCTGTGAAGACGCGCCCGGAAGTCGCGCGCCGCGTGGCAGTCGATTGGCTTGAAAGCGAGGACGAGGCTATCGAGCGCGTGCTGGCCGCCGTGGACGCGGGGGAGTGCATCGTCTGGGTGCGCAACACGGTGGACGATGCCATTCGTGCCTACCAGTCGCTGCGCGAGCGCCACCCCGACCCCGAGCGCTGCCTGCTTTTTCACGCCCGCTTCGCCATGGTGGATCGCCAGCGGATCGAGTCCGAAGTCATTCGCCGCTTTGGTAAGGAGTCCACGCCAGCCCTCAGAAGCGGGCAAGTGATTGTCACGACGCAGGTTTTTCAGGAGAGTCTGGACTGCGATGCCGACCAGATGGTCAGCGACATCGCGCCCATCGATCTTTTGATCCAGCGTGCCGGGCGGCTGCAGCGCCATCAACGCGGCGAACGCCCAGGCCCCGTGCTACAGGTGCTGGCGCCTGCCTGGAGCGATACCCCCAGCGCTGACTGGCTGAGCCAGGCGCACCGCGGCACCCAGGCCGTTTACAAGGACACCTCGCTGATCTGGCTGACCCAGCGCGTGCTGCGTGAGCAGGGCGCCATCACCATGCCGGGCGAGGCGCGCCGCTTGATCGAGCACGTTTACGCCGCCTCGACAGACGATCTTCCTGAAGCGTTTGACCTGGCGCACTTCGAGCGCACCGGTATGGATAAATACGCGGTCTCGGTGGCCACCCATAACGCCCTGAATCTGGAAGATGGCTACCGCCTCAATGGTGATTTCGACCCGTGGCAAGAGGAGCGCGAGACGAGCACGCGGCTAAGCGACGAGCAAAGTGTCGAGGTCGTGCTGCTCAAACGCCGGGGAGATGAGCTGGTGCTCTGGGTGGACGATCACCGCCACGCCGACCGGCTGAGCCGATGTCGCCTGAGGGAAAGCCAGGCCCGGAAACTGGCTCAACTGCCGGAGCGCTATACCCAGCAATGGGAAGCGCTGCAGCAGCGCCATCGCGGGCTGCGCTTTGTTCAGCCTTGGCTGCCGGAAGAGGACGATAAGTGTGATTACGATGAGCAGTGGGGCGTGAGTTTTGAACAAAAATAG